One genomic segment of Odocoileus virginianus isolate 20LAN1187 ecotype Illinois chromosome 33, Ovbor_1.2, whole genome shotgun sequence includes these proteins:
- the HS3ST6 gene encoding heparan sulfate glucosamine 3-O-sulfotransferase 6 yields the protein MADSGGLAGGAGGSQGTAGGPGAALRASRAPLLFAVLVLGAYCLCALPARCPPAGPVPAPAPARAEPPRASRSPGAHGLPVASGSGRRRFPQALIVGVKKGGTRALLEFLRLHPDIRALGSEPHFFDRCYERGLAWYRSLMPRTLDGQITLEKTPSYFVTREAPRRIHSMSPATKLIVVVRNPVTRAISDYAQTLSKTPGLPSFGALAFRRGLGPVDTAWSAVRIGLYAQHLDNWLRYFPLSRFLFVSGERLVSDPAGELGRVQDFLGLRRVVTDKHFYFNATKGFPCLKKAQGSGRPRCLGKSKGRPHPRVPEAVVQRLRAFYRPFNHKFYQMTGQDFGWD from the exons ATGGCAGATAGCGGCGGCCTGGCCGGCGGGGCCGGGGGCAGCCAGGGCACTGCGGGAGGGCCCGGGGCCGCTCTTCGAGCGTCCCGTGCGCCTTTGCTGTTCGCCGTGCTGGTTCTCGGCGCTTACTGCCTCTGCGCTCTCCCCGCACGCTGCCCGCCGGCCGGCCCGGTCCCCGCGCCGGCCCCTGCGCGCGCCGAGCCGCCCCGCGCATCCCGCAGCCCTGGGGCGCACGGTCTGCCAGTGGCCAGTGGCTCGGGCCGGCGGCGCTTCCCGCAGGCCCTCATCGTGGGCGTGAAGAAGGGTGGCACGCGCGCCCTGCTGGAGTTCCTGCGACTGCACCCCGACATCCGCGCGCTCGGCTCGGAGCCCCACTTCTTCGACAGGTGCTACGAGCGCGGCCTCGCCTGGTACCG GAGCCTGATGCCCCGCACCCTGGACGGACAGATCACCCTGGAGAAGACCCCCAGCTACTTCGTGACGCGGGAGGCCCCGCGCCGCATCCACAGCATGTCCCCGGCCACGAAGCTGATCGTGGTCGTGCGGAACCCCGTGACCCGGGCCATCTCCGACTACGCGCAGACCCTCTCCAAGACCCCGGGCCTGCCCAGCTTCGGCGCCCTGGCCTTCCGCCGTGGCCTGGGCCCCGTGGACACGGCCTGGAGCGCCGTACGCATCGGCCTGTACGCACAGCACCTGGACAACTGGCTGCGCTATTTCCCGCTGTCCCGCTTCCTCTTCGTCAGTGGCGAGCGCCTGGTCAGCGACCCCGCCGGGGAGCTGGGCCGTGTGCAGGACTTCCTGGGCCTCAGGCGGGTCGTCACGGACAAGCACTTCTACTTCAACGCCACCAAGGGCTTCCCCTGCCTCAAGAAGGCACAGGGCAGCGGCCGGCCACGCTGCCTGGGCAAGTCCAAGGGCCGGCCACACCCGCGTGTGCCCGAGGCTGTGGTCCAGCGCCTTCGGGCCTTCTACCGGCCCTTCAACCACAAGTTCTACCAGATGACCGGCCAGGACTTTGGCTGGGACTGA